From Persicobacter psychrovividus, one genomic window encodes:
- a CDS encoding mechanosensitive ion channel family protein, with translation MKQTTFMMMRHIVFVLLFFCWGAAQAQQTIETLPDTSLISPRSCINNHYYFLQEQHFDKSKSVRSLFPVQGMSEKKLERRALQLKQIYDGVGFYNSVKDIPGQADYIDSLSNEHIYRISKNFPKLYLEKIEGKWYYSKESVLVIPVIHQRVYPYGMDKLLNMLQGLGDNQFLGIYYWQVLGLLIILGICVIVYQVLTHIASNLLERVLLRLKLNKTHGLIIKPLSKPFSLFVVISLAILMLPILQFTAKFQAAFLLILRLLQPFFLLVLIYRLVDIICDYFAKVARTTESTLDDQLVPLLRRFLKVVVVIIGMLLVLQNLDYDITTLLAGISIGGLAFALAAQDTIKNLFGSLMIFVDRPFQIGDWVTGSGFDGTVEEVGFRSTRIRTFHNSVTSIPNGKIADMTVDNMGLRSYRRYKTMIQVTYDTPASAVELFVEGLREIVRQHPETRKDYFHVYFNSYGAHSLDILFYIFFSVPEWGDELRARHEVNLEIMKLAEHLGVRFAFPTQTLHMEEFPGQPSMTPGAMDRQEMEMRMASYFETKK, from the coding sequence ATGAAACAAACTACCTTTATGATGATGAGGCATATTGTCTTTGTATTATTATTTTTTTGCTGGGGGGCGGCACAAGCACAACAAACGATTGAAACCCTTCCCGACACCAGCCTGATTTCACCTCGGAGCTGTATCAATAATCACTATTATTTTTTGCAGGAACAGCATTTTGATAAGTCAAAATCTGTGCGGTCGCTGTTTCCTGTTCAGGGGATGTCGGAGAAGAAGCTTGAACGCCGAGCTTTGCAGCTGAAGCAGATTTATGATGGGGTGGGTTTTTATAACTCTGTGAAAGATATTCCAGGGCAAGCGGATTATATCGACAGCCTTTCCAATGAACATATTTATCGCATCTCCAAGAATTTCCCCAAGCTGTACCTCGAGAAAATTGAAGGGAAGTGGTACTATTCAAAAGAGTCGGTTTTGGTCATCCCTGTGATTCACCAGCGAGTTTATCCTTACGGAATGGACAAGCTTTTGAACATGCTGCAAGGTTTGGGCGATAATCAGTTTTTGGGCATTTACTACTGGCAGGTGCTGGGCTTGTTAATCATTCTGGGTATTTGTGTGATTGTGTATCAGGTCCTGACGCACATTGCCAGTAATTTACTGGAACGGGTGCTTTTGCGCCTCAAGCTCAATAAAACACATGGTCTAATTATTAAGCCATTATCCAAGCCATTTTCACTTTTTGTGGTCATTTCTCTGGCCATATTGATGTTGCCCATTTTGCAGTTTACGGCAAAATTTCAGGCGGCATTTTTACTGATTTTACGACTGCTGCAGCCGTTCTTTTTATTGGTGCTGATTTACCGATTGGTAGATATCATTTGCGATTATTTTGCCAAGGTTGCGCGTACTACTGAAAGTACACTGGACGATCAGCTTGTACCACTTTTGCGCCGCTTCCTTAAAGTGGTGGTGGTCATTATTGGGATGTTACTTGTTTTACAGAATCTCGATTATGACATTACGACGCTGTTGGCAGGTATTTCGATTGGTGGTCTTGCGTTTGCATTGGCCGCTCAGGATACCATTAAAAACCTTTTCGGCTCGCTGATGATTTTCGTCGATCGCCCATTTCAAATCGGGGATTGGGTTACGGGCAGTGGCTTCGATGGAACGGTAGAGGAAGTAGGATTTCGTTCCACTCGAATTCGCACTTTTCACAATTCTGTAACGAGTATTCCGAATGGTAAAATTGCTGATATGACCGTAGATAATATGGGTTTACGTTCGTACCGAAGATATAAAACGATGATTCAGGTTACCTATGACACCCCAGCCTCGGCGGTAGAATTATTTGTGGAAGGCCTCAGGGAGATTGTTAGGCAACACCCTGAAACCCGTAAGGATTATTTTCATGTCTATTTCAACAGCTATGGCGCACACTCGCTGGATATCCTATTTTATATTTTCTTTTCAGTACCCGAGTGGGGCGATGAGCTTCGGGCCCGTCATGAGGTGAACCTTGAGATCATGAAATTAGCAGAACACCTCGGGGTGCGTTTCGCATTCCCTACCCAAACATTACATATGGAGGAGTTCCCTGGTCAGCCTTCAATGACCCCTGGCGCAATGGACCGACAGGAAATGGAAATGAGAATGGCAAGCTATTTTGAAACAAAAAAATAG